A genomic segment from [Flavobacterium] thermophilum encodes:
- a CDS encoding metal-binding protein, which translates to MSRVPYGHEVIQLVERLAPKQLAMEGDRIGLQIGTLNKPVRKVMIALDVLEDVVAEAINQRVDLIIAHHPPLYRPLKQLLTDDGHGRTIAACIKHDIAVYAAHTNLDVAFGGVNDWLAEALGLSETAVLVPTYTEPLKKLVVYVPASHAEAVRAALGDAGAGHIGRYSHCTFNSHGIGTFLPEEGAQPFIGEQGKLEEVEEVRIETIVPASLERNVIQAMLAAHPYEEVAYDLYPLDNEGRRFGLGRIGRLPQPVTLRAFAEQVKTAFSVPAVRIVGRLDDLVQTVAVLGGDGNKFVAAAASAGADVYVTGDVYYHTAHDAQALGLRLVDPGHNVEKVMKQGLARYLMAELRKRQWETDVIASSVHTDPFQFI; encoded by the coding sequence ATGAGCCGGGTTCCGTACGGTCATGAAGTTATTCAGCTTGTGGAACGGCTTGCCCCGAAACAGCTCGCCATGGAAGGGGACCGGATCGGCCTGCAAATCGGGACGTTGAACAAGCCGGTCCGGAAAGTGATGATCGCCCTCGACGTGCTGGAAGACGTCGTCGCCGAAGCCATCAATCAACGAGTCGATTTGATTATCGCCCATCATCCGCCGCTCTACCGCCCGCTTAAGCAGCTGTTGACGGACGACGGGCACGGGCGGACGATCGCGGCGTGCATCAAGCACGACATCGCTGTGTATGCCGCCCACACGAATTTAGACGTCGCATTTGGCGGGGTCAATGATTGGCTCGCCGAGGCGCTTGGTTTAAGCGAGACGGCGGTGCTCGTGCCAACATATACAGAACCGTTGAAAAAGCTCGTTGTCTACGTGCCGGCGAGTCATGCCGAGGCGGTGCGGGCGGCGTTAGGCGATGCCGGCGCCGGCCATATCGGACGCTACAGCCATTGCACGTTCAACAGCCACGGCATCGGAACGTTTTTGCCGGAAGAAGGAGCGCAGCCGTTTATCGGGGAACAAGGGAAGCTCGAAGAAGTGGAGGAAGTGCGCATTGAGACGATCGTTCCTGCTTCCTTGGAACGGAATGTCATTCAAGCGATGCTGGCTGCCCATCCGTATGAAGAAGTGGCCTATGATCTTTATCCGCTTGACAACGAGGGGCGCCGCTTTGGGCTTGGCCGCATCGGGAGGCTGCCGCAGCCGGTGACGCTGCGCGCCTTCGCCGAACAAGTGAAAACCGCATTTTCCGTCCCGGCCGTGCGCATCGTCGGCCGGCTCGATGACCTTGTGCAAACCGTCGCCGTACTGGGCGGGGACGGGAACAAGTTTGTCGCTGCTGCCGCCTCGGCTGGAGCGGACGTGTACGTGACCGGCGATGTGTACTACCATACGGCCCATGATGCCCAGGCGCTCGGCTTGCGCCTTGTCGACCCGGGCCATAATGTTGAAAAAGTGATGAAGCAAGGATTAGCCCGCTATTTAATGGCAGAGCTCCGGAAGCGGCAGTGGGAAACGGACGTGATCGCCTCCAGCGTTCATACGGATCCGTTTCAGTTCATCTAA
- the trmK gene encoding tRNA (adenine(22)-N(1))-methyltransferase has protein sequence MNEFRLSKRLATVASFIPKGAVLADIGSDHAYLPCYACLHGYVSKAIAGEVADGPLRSAQQQVEKAGLFDRISVRKGDGLAVIAPGEVDCITIAGMGGALITRILDEGKEKLAGVKRLILQPNIGAELIRRWLFDHGWELIAERILKEDGQIYEVLVAERGDARRPYRHLEAELLLGPFLRRENSEVFREKWQRELLHWKRIIADLAEKGESEAARVKMRELEKKVQLVEEALR, from the coding sequence ATGAACGAGTTTCGCCTATCAAAGCGGTTGGCAACGGTCGCTTCCTTCATTCCGAAAGGAGCCGTGCTCGCTGACATTGGGTCGGATCATGCGTATTTGCCTTGCTATGCCTGCCTGCACGGGTATGTGTCAAAAGCCATCGCCGGCGAGGTCGCCGACGGGCCGCTTCGCTCCGCGCAACAGCAAGTGGAAAAGGCGGGGCTTTTCGACCGCATTTCGGTGCGCAAAGGGGACGGATTGGCTGTCATCGCCCCGGGGGAAGTGGATTGCATCACGATCGCCGGCATGGGCGGCGCCCTTATCACCCGCATTTTGGATGAGGGGAAAGAAAAGCTTGCCGGCGTGAAACGGCTTATTTTGCAGCCGAACATTGGCGCTGAACTGATCCGCCGCTGGCTCTTCGATCATGGGTGGGAGTTGATTGCCGAACGCATACTGAAGGAAGATGGGCAAATTTACGAAGTGCTTGTCGCCGAGCGCGGCGACGCCCGGCGGCCGTACCGCCATCTGGAGGCGGAATTGCTCCTTGGGCCGTTTTTGCGCCGGGAAAACAGCGAGGTGTTCCGCGAAAAATGGCAGCGCGAGCTTCTGCATTGGAAACGGATTATCGCCGATTTGGCGGAGAAAGGGGAAAGCGAGGCGGCTAGGGTGAAAATGCGCGAACTGGAGAAAAAAGTCCAATTGGTAGAGGAGGCGTTGCGATGA
- the cccA_2 gene encoding Cytochrome c A, with translation MNRNPLIPFFIIMAFGIVLTFVLSFKGLGDAKEMAKEKKGGEKTEQAAEFNPEQFYQQTCVSCHGQNYEGGMGPALKGVGERLSADQIKDVLQNGRGGMPGGLVPADNLDAMAKWLAGLK, from the coding sequence ATGAACCGCAATCCGCTCATCCCGTTTTTCATCATTATGGCATTCGGGATTGTGCTGACGTTCGTCTTGTCGTTTAAAGGGCTAGGCGATGCGAAGGAAATGGCCAAAGAGAAAAAAGGCGGCGAAAAAACGGAGCAGGCTGCTGAATTTAATCCGGAGCAGTTTTACCAACAAACGTGCGTCAGCTGTCACGGACAAAATTATGAAGGCGGCATGGGTCCGGCATTAAAAGGAGTTGGCGAACGGTTATCGGCGGACCAAATCAAAGATGTCCTGCAAAACGGCCGCGGCGGCATGCCGGGCGGGCTTGTGCCGGCGGACAACCTCGATGCGATGGCGAAATGGCTCGCCGGTTTAAAATAA
- the sigA_2 gene encoding Sigma-A, with protein sequence MAEKPAQSKQAEAAAGETLEQVKEQLAELGKKRGILTYEEIAERLSGFDLDSDQMDEYYEYLADQGIEVISESDLEADPDIDELAKEEEFDLNDLSVPPGVKINDPVRMYLKEIGRVPLLSAEEEIELAKRIEQGDEEAKRRLTEANLRLVVSIAKRYVGRGMLFLDLIQEGNMGLIKAVEKFDYRKGYKFSTYATWWIRQAITRAIADQARTIRIPVHMVETINKLIRVQRQLLQDLGREPTPEEIAEEMDLTPEKVREILKIAQEPVSLETPIGEEDDSHLGDFIEDQEATSPSEHAAYELLKEQLEDVLDTLTDREENVLRLRFGLDDGRTRTLEEVGKVFGVTRERIRQIEAKALRKLRHPSRSKRLKDFLE encoded by the coding sequence ATGGCCGAAAAACCAGCCCAATCAAAGCAGGCCGAGGCGGCTGCCGGCGAAACGCTGGAGCAGGTGAAAGAGCAGCTCGCTGAGCTCGGCAAGAAGCGCGGCATCCTCACATACGAAGAAATTGCCGAGCGGCTTTCCGGCTTTGATTTGGACTCCGACCAAATGGACGAATATTATGAATACTTGGCTGACCAAGGCATTGAAGTCATCAGCGAATCCGATTTGGAAGCCGATCCGGACATCGATGAGCTGGCCAAGGAGGAGGAATTCGACTTAAATGACTTATCCGTTCCTCCCGGCGTGAAAATCAATGACCCGGTGCGCATGTACTTAAAAGAAATCGGCCGTGTCCCCCTTTTATCAGCGGAAGAAGAAATTGAGCTGGCGAAGCGGATCGAACAAGGCGATGAAGAGGCGAAGCGCCGGCTGACGGAAGCCAACCTCCGCCTCGTCGTCAGCATTGCCAAACGGTATGTCGGCCGCGGCATGCTTTTCCTCGATTTGATCCAGGAAGGGAACATGGGGCTGATCAAGGCGGTTGAAAAGTTTGATTACCGCAAGGGCTACAAATTCAGCACATACGCGACATGGTGGATCCGCCAAGCCATTACGAGGGCGATCGCCGATCAAGCGCGGACGATCCGCATCCCGGTGCATATGGTCGAAACGATCAACAAGCTGATCCGCGTCCAACGGCAGTTGCTCCAAGACCTCGGGCGCGAACCAACGCCGGAAGAAATCGCTGAGGAAATGGATTTGACGCCGGAAAAAGTGCGAGAAATTTTGAAGATCGCCCAAGAGCCGGTGTCGCTCGAGACGCCGATCGGCGAAGAAGACGACTCGCATCTTGGCGACTTCATCGAAGACCAAGAAGCGACGTCGCCATCGGAACACGCCGCTTATGAGCTGTTGAAAGAGCAGCTTGAAGATGTGCTTGATACGCTGACCGACCGCGAAGAGAACGTGCTCCGCCTCCGTTTCGGGCTTGACGACGGCCGGACGCGGACGCTGGAAGAGGTGGGCAAGGTGTTTGGCGTGACGCGCGAACGCATTCGCCAAATCGAAGCCAAAGCGTTGCGCAAGCTGCGCCACCCGAGCCGCAGCAAACGGCTGAAAGACTTTTTGGAATGA
- the dnaG_2 gene encoding DNA primase: MGHRIPEETIEAIRRGVDIVDVIGEYVQLKRQGRNYFGLCPFHGEKTPSFSVSPEKQIFHCFGCGAGGNAFTFLMDIEGIPFVEAAKRLAAKAGVDLSVYELDVRGRDDGQTDEAKAMTEAHALLKRFYHHLLVHTKEGQAALDYLQARGWTKETIDRFEIGYAPDAPDAAAKLLESHSFSLPMMEKAGLLTKKEDGRYVDRFRNRIMFPIHDHRGETVGFSGRLLGEGHPKYVNSPETPVFRKGAILYHFHAARVPIRKRQEALLVEGFADVISAAQAGIDYAIATMGTSLTEEQARILRRHADTITICYDGDGAGIEAAWRAAEQLSALGCRVKVASLPNGLDPDEYIRVYGGERFAGEVAAARPLVAFKMAYLRRGKNLQHEGERLRYIDEALREIGKLSSPVEQDYYLRQLAEEFSLSLSALHEQLSRSQRERTKPREAPDGETARPMLAKKLLPAFQNAERLLLAHMMRSRDVALIVQERIGGRFNIEEHRALAAYIYAFYEEGHEADPGALISRIPGELQPLASELSLLLIADDVSEQELEDYIRHVLNRPKWLMLKEKEQEKTEAERRKDFLTAARIAKEMIEMKKMLSSS, encoded by the coding sequence ATGGGACATCGCATTCCCGAAGAAACGATTGAAGCCATTCGCCGCGGCGTCGATATTGTGGATGTCATCGGCGAATACGTCCAGCTGAAACGGCAGGGCCGCAACTATTTTGGCTTATGCCCCTTTCATGGGGAAAAGACGCCGTCGTTTTCCGTTTCTCCGGAAAAGCAAATTTTCCACTGCTTCGGTTGCGGAGCAGGAGGGAATGCCTTCACGTTTTTAATGGACATCGAGGGCATTCCGTTTGTGGAAGCGGCCAAACGGCTTGCGGCCAAGGCAGGCGTCGATTTGTCCGTCTATGAGCTGGATGTTCGCGGGCGCGATGACGGTCAGACGGACGAGGCGAAGGCGATGACGGAAGCGCATGCCTTGCTGAAACGATTTTACCATCATTTGCTTGTTCATACAAAAGAAGGACAAGCCGCGCTTGATTACTTGCAGGCGCGCGGATGGACAAAAGAAACGATCGACCGGTTTGAAATCGGCTATGCCCCGGATGCACCCGATGCGGCGGCCAAGTTGCTGGAGAGCCATTCCTTTTCTCTTCCGATGATGGAAAAGGCGGGGTTGTTGACGAAAAAAGAGGACGGGCGATACGTCGACCGGTTCCGGAACCGCATTATGTTTCCGATCCACGACCACCGCGGCGAAACGGTGGGGTTTTCCGGCCGCCTGCTCGGCGAAGGGCATCCAAAATATGTCAACAGCCCAGAAACGCCCGTTTTCCGCAAAGGGGCGATTCTATACCACTTTCATGCGGCGCGGGTGCCGATCCGCAAGCGGCAGGAGGCGCTGCTTGTCGAAGGGTTTGCCGATGTCATTTCCGCAGCGCAGGCCGGCATCGATTATGCCATTGCGACGATGGGGACGTCGCTGACCGAGGAGCAGGCGCGCATTTTGCGCCGCCATGCGGACACTATAACGATTTGTTATGACGGCGACGGCGCCGGGATCGAAGCCGCTTGGCGCGCTGCTGAGCAGCTGAGCGCATTGGGATGCCGCGTCAAGGTGGCATCCCTTCCGAACGGTCTTGACCCGGATGAATATATACGTGTTTATGGCGGTGAACGGTTTGCCGGAGAAGTGGCTGCCGCCCGGCCGCTCGTGGCGTTTAAAATGGCGTATTTGCGGCGCGGAAAAAATTTGCAGCACGAAGGGGAGCGGCTCCGCTATATTGATGAAGCGCTCCGGGAGATCGGCAAGCTGTCGAGCCCGGTGGAACAAGATTATTATTTGCGCCAGCTCGCCGAAGAGTTTTCGTTGTCGCTTTCCGCTCTTCATGAGCAGCTGTCCCGCAGCCAGCGCGAGAGGACAAAGCCGCGGGAGGCGCCCGATGGGGAAACCGCGCGGCCGATGCTGGCGAAAAAGCTGCTGCCGGCTTTTCAAAATGCGGAACGGCTGCTGCTTGCTCATATGATGAGAAGCCGCGATGTGGCGCTGATCGTTCAAGAGCGGATTGGCGGCCGGTTTAACATCGAGGAGCATCGGGCGTTAGCCGCTTATATTTACGCCTTTTACGAAGAAGGGCATGAAGCCGACCCGGGCGCGCTCATCTCAAGAATCCCCGGCGAGTTGCAGCCGCTCGCGAGCGAGCTGTCGCTTTTATTGATCGCAGATGACGTTTCCGAACAGGAGCTCGAGGATTATATCAGGCATGTGTTGAATCGCCCGAAATGGTTAATGCTAAAGGAAAAAGAACAAGAAAAAACGGAAGCGGAGCGAAGAAAGGACTTTTTGACAGCTGCCCGCATCGCCAAAGAAATGATTGAAATGAAAAAAATGTTATCTTCCTCATAA